In Acanthopagrus latus isolate v.2019 chromosome 17, fAcaLat1.1, whole genome shotgun sequence, the following are encoded in one genomic region:
- the LOC119005779 gene encoding dynein heavy chain 11, axonemal isoform X3 — protein MEPAVQESISLFMAYVHTSVNQASEKYQRNEKRYNYTTPKSFLQQITLYRNLLEKSRAQLQHKMNRLDSGLQKLQTTASQVEDLQAKLASQEAELTFKKQNIEALITKIGLQTERVSSKREAADVEAQKVAVIQAEVSAKQKDCENDLAKAEPSLTAATAALHTLNKVNLTELKAFPNPPNAVLNVAAAVMVLLAPRGRVPKDRSWKAARAFMGKVDDFLQALVSYDKEHIPDSCLTVVKQEYLRNPEFHPDLVRTKSTAAAGLCAWTINIVRYYEIYCEVTPKRHALSQANVELEAATARLLAVQKKLADLDASLQSLTAHFEKAIAEKISCQEEVTHTNQTIELANRLVKGLESEKERWSQAIVQYLKQQKTLCGDILITSAFVSYMGYFTRQYRAELLNNAWIPFLKSQTVSVPLTDGLDPILMLTDDATVAAWHNQGLPNDRMSTENAAILTTSERWPLIIDPQQQGIKWIRNKLGPELRVVQLGQRGYLDVIEQALACGETVLIENLPEKVDPVLEHLLGRNTIRKGRYIQIGGKECEYNSNFQLILHTKLANPHFPPELQAQTTLINFTVTPVGLEEQLLGQVVSRERPDLETLKMELTTQQNHFKIELKRLEDHLLNRLSAAHGNFLGDISLVEQLENTKNTAAHIQCKVVEARENETKINEARELYRPAAERASVLFFIISDLSKINLMYQFSLKTFNSVFNKAMECAEWDEDVKTRVLTLTEAITYSVFLYTSQGLFERDKLTFLSHTAFQILLKQGMIDDQEFDFLLRFPVEASRVSPVSFLSPHAWGAIKTISTMEDFSGLDRDVESSPKRWRKIIESRCPEKERLPQDWKNKSSLQKLIILRALRPDRLTYTLRNFVEESMGSKYVEPARLEFDKLYEDSGSSTHVFFILSPGVDPLKDVEKLGLKLGFSIEHGTLHNVSLGQGQEKVAERVLNNASKLGHWVILQNVHLVARWLPSLDAVLETAAVDSHPDYRVFITGEPAPTPEQHVIPRGILENAIKITNEPPTGMSASLHAALNNFSQDTLDMCSREQEFNSMFFSLCFFHACVTERRKFGPQGWNHKYPFSTGDLTISANVLYNYLEANTKSMQVPWEDLCYLFGEIMYGGHITDDWDRRLCKTYLEEFMHPKMFEGELFLCPGFLAPPFMDYGGYHSYIDEHLPSENPTLYGLHPNAELECLAVTSDNLLRTLMELQPQDSSRGEGAAQSSEEKVKSIIEDILEKLPEEYNMAEIISKTTKRSPYILVCFQECERMNLLLTEIRRSLNELDLGLKGELTMSYNMENLQSALFTDSVPDSWARLAYPSTKSLAQWFSDLMSSCRELDSWTQDLVLPAVVWLSGLFNPQSFLTAVLQSIARKNQWPLDKMTLTVDVTKKTKDDFGHPPREGAYIHGLFMEGARWDTQSGLITEAVLRDLTPAMPVLYVRAVPAEEQELKSTYECPVYRTKQRGPTYVWTLHLRTKQPPAKWIVAGVVLLLSV, from the exons GTTGCTGTTATCCAGGCAGAAGTCTCGGCCAAACAGAAAGACTGTGAAAATGACTTAGCCAAGGCAGAGCCGTCACTGACAGCTGccacagcagcactgcacacCCTCAACAAG GTGAATCTTACAGAGCTGAAAGCCTTTCCAAACCCTCCAAATGCAGTGCTCAATGtagcagcagctgtgatggTTCTGCTAGCTCCCCGCGGCCGAGTGCCTAAGGATCGGAGCTGGAAGGCGGCACGGGCCTTCATGGGCAAG GTGGATGATTTCCTGCAGGCGTTGGTGTCATATGACAAGGAGCACATCCCTGACTCCTGTTTGACTGTGGTGAAACAAGAGTATTTAAGAAACCCAGAGTTCCACCCTGATCTAGTCCGAACCAAATCTACCGCTGCAGCTGGTCTGTGTGCTTGGACTATTAACATTGTCAGATACTATGAG atttATTGTGAAGTGACTCCAAAGAGGCATGCATTATCACAAGCTAATGTCGAACTAGAAGCAGCAACAGCAAGACTGTTAGCCGTTCAAAAGAAATTGGCA GATCTCGATGCCAGCCTCCAGAGCCTAACAGCTCATTTTGAAAAGGCTATAGCTGAGAAAATCAGTTGTCAGGAGGAGGTGACACATACCAACCAGACCATAGAGCTGGCCAACCGACTAGTAAAGGGCTTAGAG tCAGAGAAGGAGCGCTGGAGCCAAGCAATTGTTCAGTATCTAAAGCAACAGAAAACTCTGTGTGGTGACATCCTCATCACTTCAGCGTTTGTTTCCTACATGGGTTACTTTACAAGGCAGTATCGTGCGGAGCTCCTTAACAATGCATGGATCCCTTTCCTTAAGTCTCAGACG GTCTCTGTACCCCTGACAGACGGCCTGGATCCAATCCTCATGCTTACAGATGATGCCACTGTGGCTGCCTGGCATAACCAGGGCCTGCCAAATGATAGGATGTCCACTGAGAACGCTGCCATCCTGACCACCAGTGAGCGTTGGCCACTCATCATTGACCCACAGCAGCAGGGCATCAAGTGGATCCGAAACAAGCTAGGTCCTGAGCTGAGGGTGGTGCAGCTGGGACAGAGAGG GTATCTAGATGTGATTGAACAAGCCCTTGCCTGTGGTGAAACTGTTCTGATAGAAAATCTGCCAGAAAAGGTAGACCCGGTCCTGGAGCATCTGCTGGGCAGAAACACAATCAGAAAAGGAAG GTACATTCAAATTGGGGGCAAGGAATGTGAATACAACAGCAACTTTCAACTTATTTTGCACACCAAGTTAGCAAATCCCCATTTCCCTCCTGAGCTCCAGGCCCAGACCACCCTcatcaacttcactgtgaccCCTGTGGGCCTTGAGGAACAGCTGCTGGGACAGGTGGTGTCCCGTGAAAGGCCCGACCTGGAGACCCTAAAG ATGGAGCTGACCACGCAGCAGAACCACTTCAAGATTGAGCTCAAGCGGCTAGAGGACCACCTGTTGAATCGGCTCTCTGCAGCCCATGGTAATTTTCTGGGGGATATTTCTCTGGTGGAGCAGCTTGAAAACACCAAGAACACAGCCGCTCACATTCAGTGCAAG GTGGTGGAGGCCAGAGAGAATGAGACAAAGATCAACGAGGCTCGAGAGCTATACCGCCCAGCAGCTGAGAGAGCGTCAgtcctcttcttcatcatcagtgaCCTCAGCAAGATTAACCTCATGTACCAGTTTTCTCTCAAG ACCTTTAACTCTGTGTTTAACAAAGCAATGGAGTGTGCAGAATGGGATGAGGACGTGAAGACCCGGGTGCTCACCCTCACTGAGGCCATCACCTATTCTGTATTCCTGTACACCAGCCAGGGCCTGTTTGAGAGAGACAAGTTAACCTTCTTGTCACACACTGCCTTCCAG ATATTGCTCAAGCAGGGCATGATTGATGATCAGGAGTTTGACTTCCTGCTGCGTTTCCCTGTGGAAGCTAGCAGAGTTAGTCCTGTGTCCTTCCTCTCTCCACATGCCTGGGGAGCCATCAAG ACCATTTCTACAATGGAAGACTTCAGTGGACTCGACAGAGACGTGGAGAGCTCACCAAAGCGTTGGAGGAAGATCATAGAATCCAGGTGTCCGGAAAAGGAGAGACTCCCCCAGGACTGGAAGAATAAAAGTTCCCTCCAGAAACTCATCATCCTGCGAGCACTTCGCCCTGACAGGCTGACCTACACACTGAG GAACTTTGTGGAGGAAAGCATGGGGTCAAAATATGTCGAGCCTGCCAGGCTGGAATTTGACAAGCTGTATGAGGATAGTGGCTCTTCAACCCATGTGTTCTTCATCCTATCACCTGGAGTGGATCCACTTAAAGATGTAGAGAAGCTAG GACTGAAGCTTGGATTTTCCATCGAGCATGGCACTTTGCACAATGTATCCCTGGGACAGGGGCAGGAGAAAGTCGCTGAGAGGGTTCTGAACAATGCATCGAAACTGGGACACTGGGTTATTCTGCAG AATGTACATCTGGTGGCTCGCTGGTTGCCTTCTCTGGACGCTGTTCTGGAGACGGCAGCAGTGGACAGTCACCCAGACTACAGGGTTTTCATCACCGGAGAACCAGCACCAACCCCAGAGCAGCACGTCATCCCCAGGGGCATACTGGAGAATGCCATCAAAATCACCAATGAGCCCCCCACTGGCATGAGCGCCAGCCTGCATGCAGCCCTCAACAACTTCAGTCaa gacACACTGGATATGTGTTCCAGAGAGCAGGAGTTCAACTCCATgttcttctccctctgcttttTTCATGCCTGTGTCACAGAGCGCCGTAAATTTGGTCCCCAGGGGTGGAACCATAAGTACCCCTTCAGCACTGGAGACCTCACCATCTCAGCCAACGTCTTGTACAACTACTTGGAGGCCAACaccaaa TCCATGCAGGTGCCCTGGGAGGACTTGTGTTACCTTTTCGGGGAGATCATGTATGGAGGACACATCACTGATGACTGGGATAGAAGACTGTGTAAGACCTATCTAGAAGAGTTCATGCACCCAAAAATG TTTGAAGGCGAGCTCTTCCTGTGCCCTGGATTTCTGGCCCCTCCATTCATGGATTACGGTGGTTACCACAGTTATATAGACGAACACCTCCCATCCGAGAACCCCACTCTGTATGGTCTACATCCAAATGCTGAGCTGGAGTGCCTCGCCGTCACCTCAGACAACCTCTTAAGGACTCTGATGGAACTGCAGCCCCAGGACTCCTCCAGAGGAGAGGGTgcagctcagagctcagaggagaAG GTCAAGTCCATCATTGAGGATATCCTTGAGAAGCTTCCTGAGGAGTATAACATGGCAGAGATAATATCAAAGACAACAAAGCGAAGCCCCTACATTTTAGTCTGTTTCCAGGAGTGTGAGCGCATGAATCTTCTGCTGACAGAAATAAGGAGGTCCCTTAATGAGCTGGATCTTGGCCTGAAG GGAGAACTGACCATGTCCTACAATATGGAGAATCTGCAGTCAGCACTGTTCACTGACTCTGTCCCAGATTCCTGGGCCAGACTGGCTTATCCCTCCACTAAATCGCTGGCACAGTG GTTTAGTGATCTAATGAGTAGCTGTCGAGAGCTGGACAGCTGGACTCAGGACTTGGTTCTTCCTGCAGTTGTTTGGCTCTCAGGACTCTTCAACCCACAGTCTTTCCTCACCG ctgtgctgcagagcATTGCTCGCAAGAATCAGTGGCCCCTGGACAAGATGACTCTGACTGTGGATGTAACAAAGAAGACGAAAGATGACTTTGGGCATCCACCTAGGGAGGGGGCCTACATCCATGGACTCTTCATGGAAG GAGCGCGCTGGGACACCCAGTCTGGACTCATCACTGAGGCAGTTTTGAGGGATTTGACCCCCGCCATGCCAGTGCTGTACGTTAGAGCCGTtccagcagaggagcaggagctcAAGAGTACTTACGAGTGTCCGGTATACCGCACGAAGCAGCGCGGGCCCACGTATGTGTGGACCCTCCACCTCCGGACCAAACAGCCTCCTGCCAAGTGGATTGTAGCTGgagtggtgctgctgctgtctgtgtga
- the LOC119005779 gene encoding dynein heavy chain 11, axonemal isoform X4: MAEPGNWLPEQFPNGERKRDDRNATLTLLSSEKERWSQAIVQYLKQQKTLCGDILITSAFVSYMGYFTRQYRAELLNNAWIPFLKSQTVSVPLTDGLDPILMLTDDATVAAWHNQGLPNDRMSTENAAILTTSERWPLIIDPQQQGIKWIRNKLGPELRVVQLGQRGYLDVIEQALACGETVLIENLPEKVDPVLEHLLGRNTIRKGRYIQIGGKECEYNSNFQLILHTKLANPHFPPELQAQTTLINFTVTPVGLEEQLLGQVVSRERPDLETLKMELTTQQNHFKIELKRLEDHLLNRLSAAHGNFLGDISLVEQLENTKNTAAHIQCKVVEARENETKINEARELYRPAAERASVLFFIISDLSKINLMYQFSLKTFNSVFNKAMECAEWDEDVKTRVLTLTEAITYSVFLYTSQGLFERDKLTFLSHTAFQILLKQGMIDDQEFDFLLRFPVEASRVSPVSFLSPHAWGAIKTISTMEDFSGLDRDVESSPKRWRKIIESRCPEKERLPQDWKNKSSLQKLIILRALRPDRLTYTLRNFVEESMGSKYVEPARLEFDKLYEDSGSSTHVFFILSPGVDPLKDVEKLGLKLGFSIEHGTLHNVSLGQGQEKVAERVLNNASKLGHWVILQNVHLVARWLPSLDAVLETAAVDSHPDYRVFITGEPAPTPEQHVIPRGILENAIKITNEPPTGMSASLHAALNNFSQDTLDMCSREQEFNSMFFSLCFFHACVTERRKFGPQGWNHKYPFSTGDLTISANVLYNYLEANTKSMQVPWEDLCYLFGEIMYGGHITDDWDRRLCKTYLEEFMHPKMFEGELFLCPGFLAPPFMDYGGYHSYIDEHLPSENPTLYGLHPNAELECLAVTSDNLLRTLMELQPQDSSRGEGAAQSSEEKVKSIIEDILEKLPEEYNMAEIISKTTKRSPYILVCFQECERMNLLLTEIRRSLNELDLGLKGELTMSYNMENLQSALFTDSVPDSWARLAYPSTKSLAQWFSDLMSSCRELDSWTQDLVLPAVVWLSGLFNPQSFLTAVLQSIARKNQWPLDKMTLTVDVTKKTKDDFGHPPREGAYIHGLFMEGARWDTQSGLITEAVLRDLTPAMPVLYVRAVPAEEQELKSTYECPVYRTKQRGPTYVWTLHLRTKQPPAKWIVAGVVLLLSV; encoded by the exons ATGGCTGAACCGGGCAACTGGCTGCCTGAACAGTTTCcaaatggagagaggaagagagatgacaggaatgCTACACTAACACTGCTCTCA tCAGAGAAGGAGCGCTGGAGCCAAGCAATTGTTCAGTATCTAAAGCAACAGAAAACTCTGTGTGGTGACATCCTCATCACTTCAGCGTTTGTTTCCTACATGGGTTACTTTACAAGGCAGTATCGTGCGGAGCTCCTTAACAATGCATGGATCCCTTTCCTTAAGTCTCAGACG GTCTCTGTACCCCTGACAGACGGCCTGGATCCAATCCTCATGCTTACAGATGATGCCACTGTGGCTGCCTGGCATAACCAGGGCCTGCCAAATGATAGGATGTCCACTGAGAACGCTGCCATCCTGACCACCAGTGAGCGTTGGCCACTCATCATTGACCCACAGCAGCAGGGCATCAAGTGGATCCGAAACAAGCTAGGTCCTGAGCTGAGGGTGGTGCAGCTGGGACAGAGAGG GTATCTAGATGTGATTGAACAAGCCCTTGCCTGTGGTGAAACTGTTCTGATAGAAAATCTGCCAGAAAAGGTAGACCCGGTCCTGGAGCATCTGCTGGGCAGAAACACAATCAGAAAAGGAAG GTACATTCAAATTGGGGGCAAGGAATGTGAATACAACAGCAACTTTCAACTTATTTTGCACACCAAGTTAGCAAATCCCCATTTCCCTCCTGAGCTCCAGGCCCAGACCACCCTcatcaacttcactgtgaccCCTGTGGGCCTTGAGGAACAGCTGCTGGGACAGGTGGTGTCCCGTGAAAGGCCCGACCTGGAGACCCTAAAG ATGGAGCTGACCACGCAGCAGAACCACTTCAAGATTGAGCTCAAGCGGCTAGAGGACCACCTGTTGAATCGGCTCTCTGCAGCCCATGGTAATTTTCTGGGGGATATTTCTCTGGTGGAGCAGCTTGAAAACACCAAGAACACAGCCGCTCACATTCAGTGCAAG GTGGTGGAGGCCAGAGAGAATGAGACAAAGATCAACGAGGCTCGAGAGCTATACCGCCCAGCAGCTGAGAGAGCGTCAgtcctcttcttcatcatcagtgaCCTCAGCAAGATTAACCTCATGTACCAGTTTTCTCTCAAG ACCTTTAACTCTGTGTTTAACAAAGCAATGGAGTGTGCAGAATGGGATGAGGACGTGAAGACCCGGGTGCTCACCCTCACTGAGGCCATCACCTATTCTGTATTCCTGTACACCAGCCAGGGCCTGTTTGAGAGAGACAAGTTAACCTTCTTGTCACACACTGCCTTCCAG ATATTGCTCAAGCAGGGCATGATTGATGATCAGGAGTTTGACTTCCTGCTGCGTTTCCCTGTGGAAGCTAGCAGAGTTAGTCCTGTGTCCTTCCTCTCTCCACATGCCTGGGGAGCCATCAAG ACCATTTCTACAATGGAAGACTTCAGTGGACTCGACAGAGACGTGGAGAGCTCACCAAAGCGTTGGAGGAAGATCATAGAATCCAGGTGTCCGGAAAAGGAGAGACTCCCCCAGGACTGGAAGAATAAAAGTTCCCTCCAGAAACTCATCATCCTGCGAGCACTTCGCCCTGACAGGCTGACCTACACACTGAG GAACTTTGTGGAGGAAAGCATGGGGTCAAAATATGTCGAGCCTGCCAGGCTGGAATTTGACAAGCTGTATGAGGATAGTGGCTCTTCAACCCATGTGTTCTTCATCCTATCACCTGGAGTGGATCCACTTAAAGATGTAGAGAAGCTAG GACTGAAGCTTGGATTTTCCATCGAGCATGGCACTTTGCACAATGTATCCCTGGGACAGGGGCAGGAGAAAGTCGCTGAGAGGGTTCTGAACAATGCATCGAAACTGGGACACTGGGTTATTCTGCAG AATGTACATCTGGTGGCTCGCTGGTTGCCTTCTCTGGACGCTGTTCTGGAGACGGCAGCAGTGGACAGTCACCCAGACTACAGGGTTTTCATCACCGGAGAACCAGCACCAACCCCAGAGCAGCACGTCATCCCCAGGGGCATACTGGAGAATGCCATCAAAATCACCAATGAGCCCCCCACTGGCATGAGCGCCAGCCTGCATGCAGCCCTCAACAACTTCAGTCaa gacACACTGGATATGTGTTCCAGAGAGCAGGAGTTCAACTCCATgttcttctccctctgcttttTTCATGCCTGTGTCACAGAGCGCCGTAAATTTGGTCCCCAGGGGTGGAACCATAAGTACCCCTTCAGCACTGGAGACCTCACCATCTCAGCCAACGTCTTGTACAACTACTTGGAGGCCAACaccaaa TCCATGCAGGTGCCCTGGGAGGACTTGTGTTACCTTTTCGGGGAGATCATGTATGGAGGACACATCACTGATGACTGGGATAGAAGACTGTGTAAGACCTATCTAGAAGAGTTCATGCACCCAAAAATG TTTGAAGGCGAGCTCTTCCTGTGCCCTGGATTTCTGGCCCCTCCATTCATGGATTACGGTGGTTACCACAGTTATATAGACGAACACCTCCCATCCGAGAACCCCACTCTGTATGGTCTACATCCAAATGCTGAGCTGGAGTGCCTCGCCGTCACCTCAGACAACCTCTTAAGGACTCTGATGGAACTGCAGCCCCAGGACTCCTCCAGAGGAGAGGGTgcagctcagagctcagaggagaAG GTCAAGTCCATCATTGAGGATATCCTTGAGAAGCTTCCTGAGGAGTATAACATGGCAGAGATAATATCAAAGACAACAAAGCGAAGCCCCTACATTTTAGTCTGTTTCCAGGAGTGTGAGCGCATGAATCTTCTGCTGACAGAAATAAGGAGGTCCCTTAATGAGCTGGATCTTGGCCTGAAG GGAGAACTGACCATGTCCTACAATATGGAGAATCTGCAGTCAGCACTGTTCACTGACTCTGTCCCAGATTCCTGGGCCAGACTGGCTTATCCCTCCACTAAATCGCTGGCACAGTG GTTTAGTGATCTAATGAGTAGCTGTCGAGAGCTGGACAGCTGGACTCAGGACTTGGTTCTTCCTGCAGTTGTTTGGCTCTCAGGACTCTTCAACCCACAGTCTTTCCTCACCG ctgtgctgcagagcATTGCTCGCAAGAATCAGTGGCCCCTGGACAAGATGACTCTGACTGTGGATGTAACAAAGAAGACGAAAGATGACTTTGGGCATCCACCTAGGGAGGGGGCCTACATCCATGGACTCTTCATGGAAG GAGCGCGCTGGGACACCCAGTCTGGACTCATCACTGAGGCAGTTTTGAGGGATTTGACCCCCGCCATGCCAGTGCTGTACGTTAGAGCCGTtccagcagaggagcaggagctcAAGAGTACTTACGAGTGTCCGGTATACCGCACGAAGCAGCGCGGGCCCACGTATGTGTGGACCCTCCACCTCCGGACCAAACAGCCTCCTGCCAAGTGGATTGTAGCTGgagtggtgctgctgctgtctgtgtga
- the LOC119005779 gene encoding dynein heavy chain 11, axonemal isoform X5 yields MGYFTRQYRAELLNNAWIPFLKSQTVSVPLTDGLDPILMLTDDATVAAWHNQGLPNDRMSTENAAILTTSERWPLIIDPQQQGIKWIRNKLGPELRVVQLGQRGYLDVIEQALACGETVLIENLPEKVDPVLEHLLGRNTIRKGRYIQIGGKECEYNSNFQLILHTKLANPHFPPELQAQTTLINFTVTPVGLEEQLLGQVVSRERPDLETLKMELTTQQNHFKIELKRLEDHLLNRLSAAHGNFLGDISLVEQLENTKNTAAHIQCKVVEARENETKINEARELYRPAAERASVLFFIISDLSKINLMYQFSLKTFNSVFNKAMECAEWDEDVKTRVLTLTEAITYSVFLYTSQGLFERDKLTFLSHTAFQILLKQGMIDDQEFDFLLRFPVEASRVSPVSFLSPHAWGAIKTISTMEDFSGLDRDVESSPKRWRKIIESRCPEKERLPQDWKNKSSLQKLIILRALRPDRLTYTLRNFVEESMGSKYVEPARLEFDKLYEDSGSSTHVFFILSPGVDPLKDVEKLGLKLGFSIEHGTLHNVSLGQGQEKVAERVLNNASKLGHWVILQNVHLVARWLPSLDAVLETAAVDSHPDYRVFITGEPAPTPEQHVIPRGILENAIKITNEPPTGMSASLHAALNNFSQDTLDMCSREQEFNSMFFSLCFFHACVTERRKFGPQGWNHKYPFSTGDLTISANVLYNYLEANTKSMQVPWEDLCYLFGEIMYGGHITDDWDRRLCKTYLEEFMHPKMFEGELFLCPGFLAPPFMDYGGYHSYIDEHLPSENPTLYGLHPNAELECLAVTSDNLLRTLMELQPQDSSRGEGAAQSSEEKVKSIIEDILEKLPEEYNMAEIISKTTKRSPYILVCFQECERMNLLLTEIRRSLNELDLGLKGELTMSYNMENLQSALFTDSVPDSWARLAYPSTKSLAQWFSDLMSSCRELDSWTQDLVLPAVVWLSGLFNPQSFLTAVLQSIARKNQWPLDKMTLTVDVTKKTKDDFGHPPREGAYIHGLFMEGARWDTQSGLITEAVLRDLTPAMPVLYVRAVPAEEQELKSTYECPVYRTKQRGPTYVWTLHLRTKQPPAKWIVAGVVLLLSV; encoded by the exons ATGGGTTACTTTACAAGGCAGTATCGTGCGGAGCTCCTTAACAATGCATGGATCCCTTTCCTTAAGTCTCAGACG GTCTCTGTACCCCTGACAGACGGCCTGGATCCAATCCTCATGCTTACAGATGATGCCACTGTGGCTGCCTGGCATAACCAGGGCCTGCCAAATGATAGGATGTCCACTGAGAACGCTGCCATCCTGACCACCAGTGAGCGTTGGCCACTCATCATTGACCCACAGCAGCAGGGCATCAAGTGGATCCGAAACAAGCTAGGTCCTGAGCTGAGGGTGGTGCAGCTGGGACAGAGAGG GTATCTAGATGTGATTGAACAAGCCCTTGCCTGTGGTGAAACTGTTCTGATAGAAAATCTGCCAGAAAAGGTAGACCCGGTCCTGGAGCATCTGCTGGGCAGAAACACAATCAGAAAAGGAAG GTACATTCAAATTGGGGGCAAGGAATGTGAATACAACAGCAACTTTCAACTTATTTTGCACACCAAGTTAGCAAATCCCCATTTCCCTCCTGAGCTCCAGGCCCAGACCACCCTcatcaacttcactgtgaccCCTGTGGGCCTTGAGGAACAGCTGCTGGGACAGGTGGTGTCCCGTGAAAGGCCCGACCTGGAGACCCTAAAG ATGGAGCTGACCACGCAGCAGAACCACTTCAAGATTGAGCTCAAGCGGCTAGAGGACCACCTGTTGAATCGGCTCTCTGCAGCCCATGGTAATTTTCTGGGGGATATTTCTCTGGTGGAGCAGCTTGAAAACACCAAGAACACAGCCGCTCACATTCAGTGCAAG GTGGTGGAGGCCAGAGAGAATGAGACAAAGATCAACGAGGCTCGAGAGCTATACCGCCCAGCAGCTGAGAGAGCGTCAgtcctcttcttcatcatcagtgaCCTCAGCAAGATTAACCTCATGTACCAGTTTTCTCTCAAG ACCTTTAACTCTGTGTTTAACAAAGCAATGGAGTGTGCAGAATGGGATGAGGACGTGAAGACCCGGGTGCTCACCCTCACTGAGGCCATCACCTATTCTGTATTCCTGTACACCAGCCAGGGCCTGTTTGAGAGAGACAAGTTAACCTTCTTGTCACACACTGCCTTCCAG ATATTGCTCAAGCAGGGCATGATTGATGATCAGGAGTTTGACTTCCTGCTGCGTTTCCCTGTGGAAGCTAGCAGAGTTAGTCCTGTGTCCTTCCTCTCTCCACATGCCTGGGGAGCCATCAAG ACCATTTCTACAATGGAAGACTTCAGTGGACTCGACAGAGACGTGGAGAGCTCACCAAAGCGTTGGAGGAAGATCATAGAATCCAGGTGTCCGGAAAAGGAGAGACTCCCCCAGGACTGGAAGAATAAAAGTTCCCTCCAGAAACTCATCATCCTGCGAGCACTTCGCCCTGACAGGCTGACCTACACACTGAG GAACTTTGTGGAGGAAAGCATGGGGTCAAAATATGTCGAGCCTGCCAGGCTGGAATTTGACAAGCTGTATGAGGATAGTGGCTCTTCAACCCATGTGTTCTTCATCCTATCACCTGGAGTGGATCCACTTAAAGATGTAGAGAAGCTAG GACTGAAGCTTGGATTTTCCATCGAGCATGGCACTTTGCACAATGTATCCCTGGGACAGGGGCAGGAGAAAGTCGCTGAGAGGGTTCTGAACAATGCATCGAAACTGGGACACTGGGTTATTCTGCAG AATGTACATCTGGTGGCTCGCTGGTTGCCTTCTCTGGACGCTGTTCTGGAGACGGCAGCAGTGGACAGTCACCCAGACTACAGGGTTTTCATCACCGGAGAACCAGCACCAACCCCAGAGCAGCACGTCATCCCCAGGGGCATACTGGAGAATGCCATCAAAATCACCAATGAGCCCCCCACTGGCATGAGCGCCAGCCTGCATGCAGCCCTCAACAACTTCAGTCaa gacACACTGGATATGTGTTCCAGAGAGCAGGAGTTCAACTCCATgttcttctccctctgcttttTTCATGCCTGTGTCACAGAGCGCCGTAAATTTGGTCCCCAGGGGTGGAACCATAAGTACCCCTTCAGCACTGGAGACCTCACCATCTCAGCCAACGTCTTGTACAACTACTTGGAGGCCAACaccaaa TCCATGCAGGTGCCCTGGGAGGACTTGTGTTACCTTTTCGGGGAGATCATGTATGGAGGACACATCACTGATGACTGGGATAGAAGACTGTGTAAGACCTATCTAGAAGAGTTCATGCACCCAAAAATG TTTGAAGGCGAGCTCTTCCTGTGCCCTGGATTTCTGGCCCCTCCATTCATGGATTACGGTGGTTACCACAGTTATATAGACGAACACCTCCCATCCGAGAACCCCACTCTGTATGGTCTACATCCAAATGCTGAGCTGGAGTGCCTCGCCGTCACCTCAGACAACCTCTTAAGGACTCTGATGGAACTGCAGCCCCAGGACTCCTCCAGAGGAGAGGGTgcagctcagagctcagaggagaAG GTCAAGTCCATCATTGAGGATATCCTTGAGAAGCTTCCTGAGGAGTATAACATGGCAGAGATAATATCAAAGACAACAAAGCGAAGCCCCTACATTTTAGTCTGTTTCCAGGAGTGTGAGCGCATGAATCTTCTGCTGACAGAAATAAGGAGGTCCCTTAATGAGCTGGATCTTGGCCTGAAG GGAGAACTGACCATGTCCTACAATATGGAGAATCTGCAGTCAGCACTGTTCACTGACTCTGTCCCAGATTCCTGGGCCAGACTGGCTTATCCCTCCACTAAATCGCTGGCACAGTG GTTTAGTGATCTAATGAGTAGCTGTCGAGAGCTGGACAGCTGGACTCAGGACTTGGTTCTTCCTGCAGTTGTTTGGCTCTCAGGACTCTTCAACCCACAGTCTTTCCTCACCG ctgtgctgcagagcATTGCTCGCAAGAATCAGTGGCCCCTGGACAAGATGACTCTGACTGTGGATGTAACAAAGAAGACGAAAGATGACTTTGGGCATCCACCTAGGGAGGGGGCCTACATCCATGGACTCTTCATGGAAG GAGCGCGCTGGGACACCCAGTCTGGACTCATCACTGAGGCAGTTTTGAGGGATTTGACCCCCGCCATGCCAGTGCTGTACGTTAGAGCCGTtccagcagaggagcaggagctcAAGAGTACTTACGAGTGTCCGGTATACCGCACGAAGCAGCGCGGGCCCACGTATGTGTGGACCCTCCACCTCCGGACCAAACAGCCTCCTGCCAAGTGGATTGTAGCTGgagtggtgctgctgctgtctgtgtga